Proteins encoded together in one Anticarsia gemmatalis isolate Benzon Research Colony breed Stoneville strain chromosome 1, ilAntGemm2 primary, whole genome shotgun sequence window:
- the LOC142976267 gene encoding trypsin, alkaline C-like — protein MASTIVACLFETNYKMRVLALLVICVTAASAGELRNRIVGGSVASITNYPEMVALLFSQYQVNHKQDCGGIILNQRSVLTAAHCFDFDRHFMGQWRLRMGSDYASSGGTVFGISQIIRHPNYNMGTVDLDVAIMRTSTSIVYGIGIQPARIAGTNYNLGDNQVVWAAGWGETNTGRPSEQLRHVQVWTVNQAVCRQRYGAARITDNMLCSGWIDVGGRAQCVGDSGGPLYHNHVVVGICSWGNGCGDPRFPNVNVRVTRVSSWIQNNA, from the exons ATGGCTTCGACAATAGTCGCCTGCTTGTTTGAGACGAATTACAAGATGCGAGTTTTAGCTTTGTTGGTGATATGCGTGACAGCTGCCTCAG CTGGAGAGCTCCGAAACAGAATTGTTGGTGGCTCCGTCGCCAGCATTACGAATTACCCAGAAATGGTTGCTTTGCTGTTCTCTCAGTATCAAGTGAATCATAAACAGGACTGTGGCGGCATCATCCTTAATCAAAGATCGGTTTTAACTGCTGCTCACTGCTTTGA tTTCGACAGGCATTTCATGGGTCAATGGCGTTTGCGTATGGGTTCTGATTACGCAAGCAGTGGAGGAACCGTTTTTGGCATTTCCCAAATCATTAGACACCCGAATTATAATATGGGGACTGTCGATTTAGACGTGGCAATTATGCGCACTTCCACCAGCATAGTTTACGGCATTGGCATTCAACCAGCAAGAATCGCTGGCACTAATTACAACCTTGGTGACAATCAGGTCGTTTGGGCTGCAGGATGGGGTGAGACG AACACAGGCAGACCTTCTGAGCAGCTTCGTCACGTCCAAGTCTGGACTGTCAATCAGGCCGTCTGTCGCCAGCGTTACGGTGCCGCAAGGATTACTGACAACATGTTGTGCTCCGGCTGGATCGACGTCGGTGGTCGTGCTCAATGCGTGGGAGACTCCGGCGGTCCTCTCTACCACAACCATGTCGTTGTTGGTATTTGCTCATGGGGCAATGGCTGTGGCGACCCACGATTCCCTAATGTTAATGTACGTGTTACCCGAGTTTCTTCGTGGATTCAGAATAACGCTTag
- the LOC142976326 gene encoding trypsin, alkaline A-like, with the protein MRILALLVLCVAAASAEDSPFRIIGGSVTSIRNYPEMVALLHARNQANHRQFCGGSVLNQKFVLTAAHCFDDGRHQVGMWRLRVGSDNANSGGQVVNVNHIRIHPSYDRRTIDSDVAIMRTPSNINFNNNVRAARIAGANYNLADNQVVWAAGWGQTELGRPSEQLRHVQIWTINQAVCRQRYGAGRITDNMLCSGWLDVGGRDQCQGDSGGPLYHNGVVVGVCSWGRGCAQAQFPGVNVRVSRFSNWIQNNSR; encoded by the exons ATGCGTATTCTAGCTTTGTTGGTTCTTTGTGTGGCAGCTGCCTCAG CTGAAGATTCCCCCTTCAGGATCATCGGTGGCTCCGTCACCAGCATTCGCAACTACCCTGAAATGGTAGCTTTGCTCCACGCTAGAAATCAAGCAAACCATAGGCAGTTCTGCGGTGGCAGTGTCCTCAACCAAAAATTCGTCCTTACTGCTGCTCACTGCTTCGA CGATGGCAGGCACCAAGTTGGTATGTGGCGTCTGCGTGTGGGCTCTGACAACGCTAACAGTGGCGGTCAAGTAGTCAACGTCAACCATATCCGCATCCACCCAAGCTATGACCGAAGGACAATTGATTCCGACGTGGCTATTATGCGCACTCCTTCTAACATCAATTTCAACAACAACGTTCGCGCTGCAAGAATTGCTGGTGCCAACTACAACTTAGCAGACAACCAGGTTGTGTGGGCTGCAGGATGGGGACAAACT GAACTCGGCAGACCCTCGGAGCAACTTCGTCATGTCCAAATTTGGACTATCAACCAGGCTGTCTGCCGCCAGCGTTACGGTGCCGGAAGAATCACCGACAACATGTTGTGCTCCGGCTGGCTCGACGTCGGTGGTCGTGACCAGTGCCAGGGTGACTCCGGCGGTCCTCTCTACCACAACGGTGTTGTCGTTGGTGTCTGCTCATGGGGCAGAGGCTGTGCTCAAGCTCAGTTCCCTGGTGTTAACGTGCGTGTTTCACGCTTCTCCAACTGGATCCAGAACAACTCACGCTAA
- the LOC142975207 gene encoding transmembrane protease serine 9-like, which yields MRALVFLVLCVAAASADDGPTRIVGGSVTSIRNYPEMVALLFARNQANHRQYCGGSILNQRFFLTAAHCFDEGRNQNGMWRLRVGSDNANSGGQVVNVNQIRIHPNYNANTVDSDVAIMRSPSNINFNNNVRAARIAGSNYNLGDNQVVWAAGWGVTETGRPSEQLRHVQVWTVNQAVCRQRYGGGRITDNMLCSGWLDVGGRDQCQGDSGGPLYHNGVVVGICSWGRGCAQARYPGVNARVSRFTTWIQNITRCLESGWTTVNGKMRLLAVLVLCLAAASAEEFGQRIVGGSVTSIRNYPEMVALLFAANQANHRQNCGGSILNQRNVLTAAHCFDNNRLALGMWRLRVGSDFANSGGQVTNTQQIIRHPNYNRNTVDSDVAIMRTTGTINFGTNVQAARIAGSNYNLGDNQVVWASGWGTTENGRPSEQLRHVQVWTINQGVCRQRYGTSAITDNMLCSGWLDVGGRDQCQGDSGGPLYHNRVVVGICSWGRGCGDPRFPGVNVRVSRFTTWIQNNSR from the exons ATGCGTGCTCTAGTGTTCTTGGTACTATGTGTGGCAGCTGCCTCAG CTGACGATGGCCCAACCAGGATTGTTGGTGGTTCCGTCACCAGTATTCGCAACTACCCTGAAATGGTTGCTTTACTCTTCGCTAGAAATCAAGCGAACCATAGGCAATACTGCGGTGGAAGCATCCTCAACCAGAGATTTTTTCTTACTGCTGCTCACTGTTTTGA CGAAGGCCGAAACCAAAATGGCATGTGGCGTCTACGTGTGGGCTCTGACAACGCTAACAGTGGCGGTCAAGTAGTAAACGTTAATCAAATCCGCATACATCCAAACTATAACGCAAATACTGTCGATTCCGACGTGGCCATTATGCGCTCTCCTTCTAACATCAATTTCAACAACAACGTTCGAGCAGCAAGAATTGCTGGCTCCAACTACAACTTAGGAGACAACCAGGTTGTGTGGGCTGCAGGATGGGGTGTTACT gaaACTGGCAGACCCTCTGAGCAGCTTCGTCATGTCCAAGTCTGGACTGTCAACCAGGCTGTCTGCCGCCAGCGTTACGGTGGCGGAAGAATTACCGACAACATGCTGTGCTCCGGCTGGCTCGACGTCGGTGGTCGTGACCAGTGCCAGGGTGACTCCGGCGGTCCTCTCTACCACAACGGTGTTGTCGTTGGTATCTGCTCATGGGGCAGAGGTTGTGCTCAAGCTCGTTACCCTGGTGTTAATGCACGCGTTTCACGTTTCACAACATGGATTCAAAATA TCACCCGCTGCTTAGAGTCTGGTTGGACTACAGTGAACGGCAAAATGCGTCTTCTAGCagttttagttttgtgtttGGCGGCTGCCTCAG CTGAGGAGTTCGGCCAAAGAATTGTTGGTGGTTCCGTCACCAGCATTCGCAACTACCCTGAGATGGTAGCTTTGCTGTTTGCTGCCAACCAAGCTAACCACAGACAGAACTGCGGTGGCAGCATCCTCAACCAAAGAAATGTTCTTACTGCTGCTCACTGCTTTGA CAACAACAGGCTAGCCCTTGGTATGTGGCGTTTGCGTGTGGGTTCCGATTTCGCGAACAGTGGTGGTCAAGTAACCAACACACAACAAATCATCAGACACCCTAACTACAACCGCAATACTGTTGACTCTGATGTGGCTATTATGCGCACCACTGGAACCATTAACTTCGGCACTAATGTCCAAGCGGCTAGAATTGCTGGCTCCAACTACAACTTGGGTGACAACCAGGTCGTCTGGGCTTCAGGATGGGGTACAACC GAAAATGGCAGGCCTTCTGAGCAGCTGCGTCATGTTCAGGTCTGGACTATAAACCAGGGAGTATGTCGCCAGCGTTATGGTACTTCTGCTATCACTGACAACATGCTGTGCTCCGGCTGGCTCGACGTCGGTGGTCGTGACCAGTGCCAGGGTGACTCCGGCGGTCCTCTCTACCACAACCGCGTCGTCGTTGGTATCTGCTCATGGGGCAGAGGTTGCGGCGATCCTCGTTTCCCTGGTGTTAATGTACGCGTTTCCCGCTTCACCACTTGGATTCAGAACAACTCTCGTTAA